The Chthoniobacterales bacterium genome includes a window with the following:
- a CDS encoding ABC transporter permease subunit, whose amino-acid sequence MVKLRAIILTSFQETLHRRVLYLVLILSLIVIALLGSEMVYARMAEQAGETQVVINMAKQSFVRILETWDSAAFFLALFLGATAIPSELKSKTIVTVLARPVARWTYLLGRWIGVLLFLWAFLLFGIVGALLWGSFFHLQYGSLFWLGLVDLFVHATFFSGVSVGLSVVLPPAAAGALTFLLTILPTLVKSTMGHPFWLYRVPSFFAYYLAPARMQVDLIEDSFKKEMVDPKYVLYGQVLLENLLYAGAVLLIACVIFKRRELRLR is encoded by the coding sequence ATGGTTAAGCTGCGCGCGATCATCCTGACGTCGTTTCAAGAGACGCTTCATCGCCGGGTCCTTTATCTGGTTCTGATTCTTTCGCTCATCGTCATTGCTCTGCTAGGCAGCGAGATGGTTTACGCTCGCATGGCCGAGCAGGCCGGCGAGACCCAGGTCGTGATTAATATGGCCAAGCAGAGCTTCGTAAGAATTCTCGAAACCTGGGACTCCGCCGCGTTTTTTCTCGCCTTGTTTCTCGGCGCGACAGCGATTCCCTCGGAACTCAAATCGAAAACGATCGTGACAGTCTTGGCGCGTCCGGTGGCGCGCTGGACGTATCTCCTCGGGCGATGGATCGGAGTCCTGTTGTTCCTCTGGGCGTTCCTCCTCTTCGGCATTGTCGGCGCTCTCCTCTGGGGCAGCTTCTTCCATCTTCAATACGGCTCGCTCTTCTGGCTGGGGCTCGTTGATTTGTTCGTCCACGCAACGTTTTTTAGCGGCGTGAGTGTCGGGCTCAGCGTGGTTCTACCTCCTGCCGCCGCCGGCGCCCTTACCTTCCTCCTCACCATCCTGCCAACGTTGGTGAAGAGCACGATGGGACATCCGTTCTGGTTATATCGCGTCCCATCGTTTTTCGCCTATTATCTCGCTCCCGCTCGAATGCAGGTCGATCTGATTGAAGACAGTTTTAAGAAGGAAATGGTGGACCCGAAATATGTCCTCTACGGTCAGGTGTTGCTGGAAAATCTTCTCTATGCCGGTGCTGTCCTGCTGATCGCATGCGTTATTTTCAAGCGGCGCGAGCTGCGGCTTCGTTGA
- a CDS encoding ABC transporter ATP-binding protein, whose product MNLDGSAIIEVEELSKAFRSRLRRRQVQAVFDLNLRVERGSVVAFVGPNGAGKTTTIYALLGLLNPDRGRIRLFGLPPKSEAARRRIGFQSEIFHTYGFKTAERALRFYGQLAEMPKEKIAEAVPRQLARLGLQAASNRKVRGFSKGMVQRLGLAQALLHQPELLILDEPTTGLDPEGRKLVAEIILEEKNRGTTVFLSSHILSDVERTCDHVVILRQGSVAFSATMASLRGGPDEWEIEVVNCSPRVRESIGASDLREQGADVVVRCSTADKSSLLRHLLEANAEIGSVRRTRSLEDLYMKYAGGTSHG is encoded by the coding sequence ATGAACCTTGACGGCTCCGCGATTATCGAGGTCGAGGAGCTGAGCAAAGCATTTCGCAGCCGGTTACGACGGCGCCAGGTCCAGGCGGTGTTTGATCTAAATCTGCGCGTCGAGCGTGGGAGCGTTGTTGCCTTCGTGGGACCAAACGGTGCGGGGAAAACGACAACTATCTACGCGTTGCTCGGTCTCTTGAATCCAGACCGCGGGCGAATTCGTCTTTTTGGTCTGCCGCCGAAAAGCGAAGCCGCTCGCCGTCGCATTGGCTTCCAATCGGAAATCTTTCATACTTACGGATTCAAGACGGCCGAGCGGGCTTTGCGTTTCTATGGTCAGCTCGCGGAAATGCCGAAAGAGAAAATCGCCGAGGCTGTCCCCCGTCAGCTTGCGCGCCTGGGGCTTCAGGCCGCGAGCAATCGAAAAGTGCGCGGCTTTTCGAAAGGAATGGTCCAGCGGCTGGGACTAGCCCAGGCGCTTTTGCATCAGCCAGAACTGCTGATTCTCGACGAGCCGACCACGGGTCTCGACCCGGAAGGGCGCAAACTCGTGGCGGAAATTATTCTCGAAGAAAAAAATCGCGGCACGACGGTTTTCCTGAGCAGTCACATCTTGTCTGACGTGGAACGCACCTGCGATCATGTCGTTATTCTCCGTCAAGGCTCGGTTGCGTTCTCCGCCACCATGGCGTCGCTTCGCGGCGGTCCGGACGAATGGGAAATCGAAGTTGTCAATTGCTCGCCACGCGTTCGGGAATCGATCGGCGCCTCCGATCTTCGCGAACAGGGGGCCGATGTTGTGGTGCGCTGTTCGACCGCGGACAAAAGTAGTTTGCTTCGGCATTTACTCGAAGCCAATGCCGAGATCGGTTCTGTTCGCCGGACTCGCTCGCTCGAAGATCTTTACATGAAATACGCCGGAGGGACCTCCCATGGTTAA
- a CDS encoding TlpA disulfide reductase family protein, whose product MKAAIALLLLAGFALFSIKVKNQLNTKESPLTSVKLGQAMPDFSLPDTNGQMVKFSDVSRQNRMVLITFWASWCTPCRMEMPELEKLYASKKAEGFSVLAINVDKQREKADSYLRSRPAAFPVLIDRDSSVFKQLGAEALPTTILVGQDGKVLQVLVGVDPYLQFTVENYLRQQKQHEP is encoded by the coding sequence ATGAAAGCTGCGATCGCCCTCCTGCTTCTGGCCGGATTCGCACTCTTCAGTATCAAGGTCAAGAACCAGCTCAACACAAAAGAGAGCCCCCTCACTTCGGTCAAGCTCGGTCAAGCAATGCCCGACTTCAGCTTGCCGGATACCAACGGCCAAATGGTAAAATTTAGTGACGTCTCGCGCCAAAACAGAATGGTGCTGATTACGTTTTGGGCCTCCTGGTGTACTCCATGCCGAATGGAGATGCCGGAGCTCGAAAAACTTTACGCAAGCAAGAAAGCCGAAGGATTCTCCGTGCTCGCCATCAATGTCGATAAACAGCGCGAAAAAGCAGACTCGTATCTGAGAAGCAGGCCAGCCGCATTCCCGGTTCTGATCGACAGGGATTCGTCCGTCTTCAAGCAATTAGGGGCGGAGGCGCTGCCGACCACGATTCTCGTCGGGCAGGACGGCAAGGTCCTCCAGGTTCTCGTGGGCGTTGACCCTTACCTCCAATTCACGGTCGAGAACTACCTTCGGCAGCAGAAGCAGCATGAACCTTGA
- a CDS encoding acyl carrier protein has product MPDTDLRTSIKEMLVKNLMLQTTAAEIGDDLPLFGPGGLGLDSIDALELVVSMEKTFGVGVPNSEVAAKALRTVNTIHDYILEKRAAA; this is encoded by the coding sequence ATGCCCGACACCGACCTGCGCACCAGCATCAAGGAAATGCTGGTCAAGAACCTGATGCTTCAGACGACCGCGGCGGAAATCGGTGATGACCTTCCTCTCTTCGGGCCCGGCGGCCTGGGGCTTGATTCCATTGACGCGCTCGAACTGGTCGTCAGCATGGAAAAAACTTTCGGCGTCGGCGTCCCGAATTCCGAAGTGGCGGCCAAAGCGCTCCGGACGGTCAACACCATCCACGATTACATCCTGGAGAAACGCGCGGCCGCCTGA
- a CDS encoding twin-arginine translocase TatA/TatE family subunit, giving the protein MSLFALLPNLGGPDLIIILLIVLVLFGAKKLPELARGMGSAIKEFQKAKDEFSDELHSAGKTDVAKTDVKTPAATVPRIENSPANVAATEVRTEPDQARTPNPDRTDRV; this is encoded by the coding sequence ATGAGCTTGTTCGCTTTACTGCCCAACCTTGGCGGACCTGACTTGATCATCATCCTCCTGATCGTTCTCGTGCTCTTCGGCGCGAAGAAATTGCCGGAACTCGCACGCGGGATGGGCTCGGCTATCAAGGAATTTCAGAAAGCGAAAGATGAGTTCAGCGACGAGCTGCATAGCGCCGGGAAAACGGATGTGGCAAAGACCGACGTCAAGACCCCGGCGGCAACCGTTCCTCGCATTGAGAATTCGCCGGCGAATGTCGCCGCGACCGAAGTCCGGACCGAACCGGATCAGGCTCGGACACCGAATCCCGACCGGACGGATCGGGTTTAA
- a CDS encoding FkbM family methyltransferase, translating to MARLGQELRSLLDKKYRRAFRNLRHLPRLPYRYVIDGGANRGAFTDAFLRLHNPERVILVEAIPELAGKLRTRYASDPRLAVVAAALSDRNGEARFEINRSEASSSLLPIDSRNSKWFGRDLTVAKTVTVPTVTLPELMTQQGLQSVDLLKLDLQGAERLVLTGAADVLDRVQVIYTEVFFEQLYAGAWLFWESNEFLSERGFKLCGLSNIVHAADGDLVQANATFRRVHGDGLPSGR from the coding sequence ATGGCTCGCCTTGGACAGGAGCTCAGGTCGCTTTTGGACAAGAAATATCGCCGCGCCTTTCGCAACCTGCGCCACCTTCCGCGACTGCCCTACCGTTATGTGATCGACGGTGGAGCGAACCGCGGCGCGTTTACCGACGCGTTCCTCCGGCTGCACAATCCGGAACGCGTCATCCTCGTCGAAGCAATTCCCGAATTGGCGGGGAAGCTGCGGACGAGATACGCAAGTGATCCGCGCCTTGCCGTGGTGGCTGCGGCGCTCTCCGATCGCAACGGCGAGGCACGTTTTGAAATCAATCGGTCCGAAGCCTCTAGCTCGCTGCTTCCGATCGATTCACGAAATTCAAAGTGGTTTGGGCGTGATCTGACTGTGGCAAAGACAGTAACGGTTCCCACCGTGACGCTGCCGGAGTTGATGACGCAGCAAGGATTACAAAGCGTCGACCTGCTGAAACTAGATCTGCAAGGCGCGGAGCGACTGGTTCTGACTGGCGCCGCCGACGTGCTCGATCGTGTCCAGGTCATCTACACGGAAGTGTTCTTTGAGCAGCTCTATGCCGGCGCCTGGCTCTTCTGGGAATCGAACGAATTTCTTTCCGAGCGCGGGTTCAAGTTGTGTGGCTTGTCCAACATCGTCCACGCCGCCGACGGCGACCTTGTCCAAGCCAACGCCACGTTCAGGCGAGTTCATGGAGACGGCCTGCCATCAGGCCGTTGA